The genomic region GCTCCCGCCTAAAGGTGTGATGATGTGCCTTGTAACATAGAACAGGCACAGGACTTTTCAACTCAAGAGCTGGCTGTTTGGTGGATTCGTAGCTGTctaaagaaaaatgcctttgtgGGAAGAAATATCACGCAGCTATAGGAGTCGCTCCCTTGTTTGTTACAACGCCTGATGCTTATCTGAAGGATTAATTCAGCTATTCcttattcatattttcatttctaatacatttctgtttgtgtaTCTTCCAACTGAACATACCGTGCTTCTGTTTAACTGTCTATTTATAGTCATAAGagaaataaacatataaaataaatgcatcttgATGCATAGCTGTGCAGGAGTacagatgttttattaatgaaaatgaatcCAGCTTTTTGTAAGTCATGGCAGCAATATAACATATCATTGTTTGGTTCTCTGCTAGACAGTCCCTGCTGTTTTTACATAGAAATTCCTGTAATACTTAATGGACATCTGGAAGAATTCAGCCAATTAATCGAATTCACGCAGGAGCTAGGCTAATGGCTGTCTGAAAGGCAGATTACATTAAATCAAACTTGTAATATGAATGAAAGTACTTAATCATACATGCAACATTCATTAGATGCGGCACAGCAAGTGTTTTGATTACTTTAATGAAAGATCAGGTAAAGTGCATCAACTGAACAGATTGAAGAGACAGCATGCTTACAAATGTTTGATTATGTTGACTATCAACAGAAACAGTGCCAGTAATTTATAGCAAAAACAtatttggaggaggaggagtatGGAGCTGGTGAACTTGGGAGGGGAAGTGAAATTTGGGCCTCGCCTCCAAACACTTTAATTAATAGTCAGGGTAGCGAGACTTTAATCAAATGTCatggaagaagcaaaacagatGCATTTGGAGAATCTCGTATGGCAACTGCTAGTCATCGCTGATGTTTGCAGTCCTTAGCCCCTGATGCTGTTTTCAAATCCCCTGTGTTTTGTCTGACTTTGGAGTAAACATGGCAAATTCctaactgcaaaaatattttcaagacaaTATAATGGTTTGAGAAAGGCAatgatttctgatttttgctGCTCTCCGCCACGCTCCCTGCTGGAGACACCCCCAAGTACCCGGTGCTGGCCACCCTTGTCGTCTGCATTCCTATATGCTGTCACATTTCCCCTTTTCTGACTCCCCATCTGGGAGCTCATTTTGTCCTCGCCCCCAGGGACTTTCCCATGCTGCTCATCACCCAGAGGGGCACAGCCTCCCACCTGATGCACCCACCACACTCCAGTACCGCAGCCTCACCTGTGTGCAGAAGTGAGTTTGCCAGCTCTTGTTTTTGGGACCAGCAAGTTGGCTGACCTCAGAGGCTGGAGGTGAGCTTCCTAAGAGGAGCAGCCAGGTCTCTGGGCCAGcaatccattttctttcccctttttcttcagatttcatGCACTGAGATGAATTGCGTGAGTCATTTCCTTGTGAGAGCTGTTGCCCTCCTTGCTGCTTTTGTGAAATGCAGGCACCCAACACAGATGTGTTTTATTTCCACGTAATGCAGTTTTCCTACTTGTTTCTTTATGGTGTTTTTCTGGTCAGCTTTCTGTGTtggttttctctccttctccatcccctaccaccacttttccttctctctcccttagGTGCCCCACCTGCCCCTTTGTAACTGCTGGTGCTCCTGCTCATGGCTCCTATGTTGCCATCTGCTTTGCAGTGGCCAGGAGGGAACTGCACCTTATTCCTCAACAGTTCCTGCAATTCCTCCATATAGGAAAGCAAAGcttcaataacattttttccatcaGGAGTTACCTGCAGCTCAGGCAAGAGGGGGATCTGAGAGTTTGGTGGAACCTGATAAAACAGAAGGAGAAGTAGACAGGGCACAGCAAGCCAAGTATTTGGCACCAGCCATAGGAATTGTTTGTACCCCCTCCATGCCAGCAAAATTTGATGGAGAAAGCTGGTGTTGGACCATGAGCATGACAAaattctggggggaaaaaacaaacaaacaaacaaacaaaaaaaaccaaccaggtaaatattttcctgaggGCTTGGCTCCCTGCACTGACTCCCTGTGGAAGTCTCCCTGGGTGTGCTGCCTGCACCTGGAAGTGTTTCTTACCAAGAGGTATGTGCAGGACAGGCACAACTCACGAGCCTCATCCCTCTTGTACTCCTGCTCTCTGTTTGTCTCTAGAGCTGTTGTGCTCTTCACATGCAGAGCCGCCTACCTATCTGCACATACATCTGCACGTAGCGCAGCTGGGACTCGGGCTCACTGAAAGCCGCTACTGCTATTCATATAATTAATAACTGTGGCCTTTCCATGAAAAGGAGTATCTTTTTCAGTGAATTACAACATATAATGATGTTTGTAGGAAAAAGACTGCTGAGTAGCTCATGCCGAAGGAAGCCCAAGCTTCCTATTTATGACTTTGTGAGATCAATAAATAACTCCATTACAAGCACAATTGTAATGGCAGATGGCTTCAGCCTGTGGGACACCAGCTGAAATCAGTAATGAAATAACAAAAGTCATAATGGTCCCATCGAGGCTCGTGGATGGAGAGCATCACTGTCCTCCTGCATCAGCTCAGTGACGGCAGTGCGGTGATATCGATGGTGTGACGTCAGTTAcggaagagaaagaaggatgaATGCTTTCATAGTGTCCTAAAACCCCTTAAAATGCCTCCAGTCCAAGTACCCTCACAGAACAAATTGTTTCATACCTTCTATTATGGAAACCTCTTTGTTAATGTTTGagcaataaagaaaacagcCGCTGTTAGCATAATTTCCCCCCTGAGGCTTATTGTCCTCAGGTAAAACAAACCCCAATTAACGTACCAGCGAGGCCAGGTATATTAGACAACACGGAGCCTCGCAATGCAGAGATCTCCTTCCATGTCTGTCACCAGCACCAAACCCTGACTGCAGCAGGGTAAGCGGCAGCCTCCTTGCAGGGGGAGGCTTTGGTGgctctcccccagcagcagcctgcattTCGTTTGTGGGACTGCTCAAGCCCCGGGCTGGGACTGCTCCTCAGGCTGTGCCGTCATGGCGGCCTCTACCAAGGGCAGTCTTCTGAGGTGGCTCCTGCCTCCCTTCTGTTTACTGCTCCTCCAATTACAAACCAGATGTCGAGGGAAGATTCAAAAGTCAACTTTgtttgaaatttgaaaatataaaaaacttGACcacaacaacttttttttttgtggtgggcAGGGGAcacatgaaggagaaaaatgtccTTTAATCGTTTGCTTATagtctttttctattttatttttaacttttattttttaaagctgtggttatttttttctcttattaagTGGCTGAAGGCACTTCTCCCTCCTTCTGCCCCCAGAAGAGTTTTTAGCCTTTTCTCTGAGAACCAGCCCTCACCAGGACCTTCTCCCTcccagccagcagggctgccaTACATTCCTCTCTCTGTTTATGCCTGAGGAAACACCAAACGCAGCTGCCCGCTCACTCAGTGACAATTTGTTTGTCCCTGGCACCAACACAGGCCCCCAGCCCACCACAGGCCGTGAGGCGAGGTGCCAGAGCCTGGCGGGTTTGGGTTTGGTCGGGTGGCCGAGCGGTGCCCACCTCACGGCCGGGCTGCTGGGCGGCCTGTGGgcgctggcaccacaggtggcATCGCCTCAGCTGCCTCAGGCACGAGGCGCCGGCACCGTGCACTGGAACTCGCCGCCATAATTTGGCTGTTTCTGTTTCACTGCTTCCTGCAGAACATGCTGAGACCTCTCTGCTTAGCGAGGGCTTTCGGCAGGGGAAATATCTAGAAGGTCCTCAGGAGGTTGCTTTGGCCATCGCTGAACCTGGCTTCTGAATCCCGGTAAGGCCCGAATACGGCCCTGTTTGGTCAGGGAAGTTGTGAGCAGGCGTGAAAGCGCATCCACACAGAAGGGGAAGCCCCTGCCAAggggaggaagagcagcagcatctggcTTCCCCCTGCTTCCTAAACACCTGCATTTATTTGACCAGGCCAGGAAGGAGGGCTGGGGTCTGAGGAGGCGAAGATTTAAGAGAGGGAACCACTTCCTCGCGCTctcagccctgccagctccccaggAGTGCCTGTGTCCTTTCTGCTCATTAGCCATCACATCTTTCTGCTAGAAGTTTGATTTCCTATTAACTGTGGGATTAACCCTTTGGCTAATCCAAGGTCATCTGAGGATGACTCTTATGTAAGCAGCCAATACATTTGATGAGGTCTAACCTAGTTCTATCAGACTCCAGAGAACACGGTGTATGGCCAGGAAACCTGCCACTTCTCCTGACAGCATTCAGCTGCTTGCTTAGGAAAGCCTTCACCTTACATGAATTTCCCTCATGTATGATGTTCAGGTGGGCTGAACGTCGCTCTCTCAGCAGTGTGATGGGACCAGTGGAATTTAATGTCGGTGGAAAAAATCCTGCAAATTCCCCCAGGatttgtgtgtgcgtgcatgtgcAAAATTGTTAAATATCCTTATAAATCATTGGAATGTCttaattctgaaaattttgGAAGGAATAAAAGCTGAAGGCAAAAGTATAAAGCCACGTGACAATTCAGAAAGCCTAGAAGCTCACAGAGTCTCGTGTAACCAGGGTCAGCAGGACCAAATTCGCTTGTGGTGGGGTGATGCAAAATACGCTGAAGTAAAACACTAAATGGGAGTCAAGGAACTGGGAGAAGGGGCAGGGTAGGGAAAACATTAAGTTTATTGAAACAAACCCAGGCATGAATCCCAAAACAGTTTTGCCAGTGTCTTTGTACAAGACTCCCAGGAGGTGGCATGTGCTGCAGTGAGCCCATCGATGGGATGCTGGGTTCTTCACTTCTGGCCCCACCTCACAAACCAGTAGTGCAACAGAGTCACACCGAGGGCCTACAAGAGCGTGGGGGGTTTGGCCACCTGCCACGCTGGGGCAAGGAGCAgggggcggtgaggggctggggctggagcagtgctTTGGGAGGGGAGGCTCTGAAGTGCCCCTCGGCCCCTGGGCCGCATCTGGCCTGGCTGCTGAGGGCCTGGGGGAgctccctggcacagctccagcctGCAGCTCAAAGTGCTGGAAAATGGCCGAGGTCCCAGCAAATGCTCTCCATGCACCTGCTGCCCAGCCGGCGTGTGGTGCTCCCAGGTAGGAAAAGGCACTTTGAGGTTCCTCACCCCTTAGGACAGGAGCTGAGCTGGGCTTTCCAACCACAGCCTTCTGCAGTGTGACCAAGGCAAAAGGAACACTGAAAGGAAGGAACATGGCTTTGCAAATTGAAAGACCTATTTACGTTTTGCTTGGAGGAAGAGCGTAACACAGTGGCTCTGTAAGCAGGGATACAGTAATTCAGTGAGAAATGTAGTTGGGAAGTCCCAGTTACAAAGGTCAACCgggcattaggaaaaaatcatGCGGTCCGTCCGGGGAGCGATctagctgtgctgcagcacggcTCATCGGTCCCAATTAAAATGGTTTGTAGTAACGAGGGGCAACCTCTGGCTCGCAGTCTGTAACCTCATCTAAAATTCAGCGCAGCGGTGAAAACGGAGGGAAACGTGAGAGGAGAGCGAGGCAAAGCACGCTCACGGACCTGCCGCGGGGGGTAAGCGGGGCGCTCAGGCGGGCCTCAGCCGCTGGGGCAGCGCCCCGTTCCGCCTGGAGCCCGCTCCGTCGGTGCACGGGCGGCCGCGAGCACGCCCCGGCCGTCGGTGCTCGGCCGCGCAGCTCAGGCCCGAGCGGCAGAagcggccccgctccctccgGCTCCgcctcccctcccggccccgcaccAGCCCCGACGGGGCGATGCCGgcgggggcccggcggggcactgccgccgcctcctcccccgCGGCCGCCAGCgccggccccagcccctcaTTGGCCGCCGGCGCCGGAGGGAGGAGGGCGCCCGGGCGGGAGCGGGCGCCGGGGGTATAAAGGCCGGGCGGGCCCTGCGCGCCGCGCTCCCGcagccctcccggccccgccatGCCGCGCGGCTTCCTCGTCAAGCGCAGCCGGCGCCCCGGCGGCTCCTACCGGGCGCGCCCTCGGGAGCGGGACCGGGACCCGCCGCCGtcgccgccgctgcccgccgccgccgggggaagccccgccgcccggcaaggggcggaggaggaggaggagggcgaggaagaggagggcgccgccgccgccgcctgccccgcgccccccgcggcGACGTggagccccggcggcgggggcccgCTGCGAGCCCCGGCGGAGGGAGCGGGCGcctggggggcggcggggccgtgcagcgcggcggggccgcgggcggcgTTCTTCGAGCGGTGCCTCAGCTCCCCGGCGTCCGCCGAGTCCTTCCCGCTGGCCGCCTCCTTCCCGCCGGCcgagaagctgctgctgcagccccgcacgccgctgcccgccccgccgccgcccgccccgcagccgccgccgccgccgagcccggcGCTGAAGCGGCCGTCGAGGGCCAAGGCGCCCGGCAAGAAGGCGAAGGCCACGCGGAAGCTGAGCTTCGCCGACGAGGTGACCACCTCgcccgtgctggggctgcgcaTCAAGGAGGAGGGCCCcgaggggcggccggggccggggccgccgccgtcGGGGGGGCGCACGCCGCTGGGCGAGTTCATCTGCCAGCTGTGCAAGGAGCACTACGCCGACCCGCTGGCGCTGGCCCAGCACCGCTGCTCCCGCATAGTGCGCGTCGAGTACCGCTGCCCCGAGTGCCACAAGATCTTCAGCTGCCCCGCCAACCTGGCCTCGCACCGCCGCTGGCACaagccgcggcccggccccagcgccgacggctccgccgccgccgccgccgccccgccgggcaAGGAGAACAGCCCcgagcggcggccccgcggccccgccgccgctcccccgccgcctccgccgccgcttCCCCGTCAGCACCGCGGCGGCGCGGACAGCGCCGGCGgagccccggcccctgcccccggcgcccccggccccggccccgtcgGGGAGGCGTTcgcctgcccctgctgccagAAGCGCTTCCGACGGCAGGCCTACCTCCGCAAGCACCTGGGCACCCACGGCGCGGCGCGGCCAGCCGCCTTCGGGCCGCCGGAGCGCGGGCAGCTCGCCTTCGCCTGCCACCTCTGCGGCGCCCGCTTCCCCTCGGCGGACATCAGGGACAAGCACCGGCTGTGGCACGCCGTgcgggaggagctgctgctgccgccgccgccgccgcctccagcCGCCGGGCAGCccgagggcggcggggcggcggcggcggggggcggcgagCGGCAGGGCTTCCCCTGCAAGCACTGCCCCGCCACCTTCTTCAGCGCGCCGGGGCTGGCGCGGCACGCCACCAAGTGCCACCCGCCCGAGGGCAGGCAGGTCCTGCTGCTCCAGGTGCCCGTCCGGCCGGGCTGCTagcccccgcggccgcccccgaTGGGACCCCGTCGCCCGACGGCCCGGGCGAGCGCCGAGCGAGTCCCGTCCACGCTGTAATTCC from Anser cygnoides isolate HZ-2024a breed goose chromosome 5, Taihu_goose_T2T_genome, whole genome shotgun sequence harbors:
- the INSM2 gene encoding insulinoma-associated protein 2, with amino-acid sequence MPRGFLVKRSRRPGGSYRARPRERDRDPPPSPPLPAAAGGSPAARQGAEEEEEGEEEEGAAAAACPAPPAATWSPGGGGPLRAPAEGAGAWGAAGPCSAAGPRAAFFERCLSSPASAESFPLAASFPPAEKLLLQPRTPLPAPPPPAPQPPPPPSPALKRPSRAKAPGKKAKATRKLSFADEVTTSPVLGLRIKEEGPEGRPGPGPPPSGGRTPLGEFICQLCKEHYADPLALAQHRCSRIVRVEYRCPECHKIFSCPANLASHRRWHKPRPGPSADGSAAAAAAPPGKENSPERRPRGPAAAPPPPPPPLPRQHRGGADSAGGAPAPAPGAPGPGPVGEAFACPCCQKRFRRQAYLRKHLGTHGAARPAAFGPPERGQLAFACHLCGARFPSADIRDKHRLWHAVREELLLPPPPPPPAAGQPEGGGAAAAGGGERQGFPCKHCPATFFSAPGLARHATKCHPPEGRQVLLLQVPVRPGC